The proteins below are encoded in one region of Equus przewalskii isolate Varuska chromosome 1, EquPr2, whole genome shotgun sequence:
- the LOC103550050 gene encoding uncharacterized protein produces the protein MQIFRRELLWGRSRSWAGNRVNQGLGSAGPGSTGRGFSEDQAQSTSVCHGNQRSGQREWWLRGRDPSSLPQTLSRDFAARLFPERAWWPTVESFRWTQPSRKMQPSLLAGRCPSALVASLFGSGSPQPMASHRSAASLSTSSSVAASNKLMMSSNQIATVINVSVEAENTLYKDIQYVQVPVAKAPITGLCDFPGPMAERTHRVEVSLWLCLATSGNTSHHPAGYPCLGEAVPATILPSNGFREQLIHYESQLFGKHTAHIVNSLMGVIPDVYEEVCLTAAKQGAILTSPGSGAGRRGSAVDATPRSEPEHSTLVDNRKSDDGFYKGKKKGRVAAGFNLIIRIFEE, from the coding sequence ATGCAGATTTTTCGCCGAGAGCTGCTGTGGGGCAGGTCGCGATCGTGGGCAGGGAACCGAGTGAACCAGGGTCTGGGCAGTGCCGGGCCAGGGAGCACAGGCCGGGGCTTCTCCGAAGACCAGGCACAGTCAACGAGCGTCTGCCACGGAAACCAGAGGTCGGGCCAGCGGGAATGGTGGCTCCGAGGTCGTGACCCATCTTCTCTCCCCCAGACCCTTTCCCGAGACTTCGCTGCACGGCTGTTCCCTGAACGAGCATGGTGGCCGACAGTTGAGAGTTTTCGCTGGACTCAGCCCAGCAGAAAGATGCAGCCCTCGCTCCTGGCTGGCCGCTGCCCCTCCGCCTTGGTGGCCTCCTTGTTCGGTTCCGGCAGCCCTCAGCCGATGGCCTCTCACAGATCAGCAGCAAGCCTGTCTACCAGCAGCAGTGTGGCCGCCAGCAACAAGCTCATGATGTCCAGCAACCAGATCGCCACGGTCATCAATGTCTCGGTGGAGGCAGAGAACACCTTATACAAGGACATCCAGTACGTGCAGGTACCTGTGGCCAAGGCACCCATCACCGGCCTTTGCGACTTCCCGGGCCCTATGGCTGAGCGCACCCACCGTGTGGAGGTGAGCCTGTGGCTCTGCCTTGCCACCTCTGGAAACACCAGCCACCACCCTGCTGGATACCCATGCCTGGGCGAAGCCGTGCCAGCCACCATCTTGCCCAGCAACGGCTTTCGGGAGCAGCTCATCCACTACGAATCCCAGCTGTTTGGCAAGCACACTGCGCACATAGTCAACTCCCTGATGGGCGTGATCCCTGACGTCTATGAGGAGGTCTGTTTGACGGCAGCCAAGCAAGGAGCCATCCTGACCAGTCCCGGCTCCGGCGCTGGGAGGCGCGGATCGGCCGTTGACGCTACACCAAGATCTGAACCTGAACATTCTACTTTAGTTGATAACAGAAAATCAGATGATGGCTTTTATAAGGgcaagaagaaagggagggtggCTGCAGGTTTTAACCTTATAATCCGTATCTTTGAAGAATAA